The Fragaria vesca subsp. vesca linkage group LG2, FraVesHawaii_1.0, whole genome shotgun sequence genome includes a window with the following:
- the LOC101300489 gene encoding GDP-mannose transporter GONST4-like, whose protein sequence is MSAIRVDPKQYYATSSLLIGYALCSSLLAVINKFAITKFNYPGLLTALQYLTSALGVWVLGKLGFLHHDAFTWETAKKFLPAALVFYLAIFTNTNLLRHANVDTFIVFRSCTPILVALADTVFRKQKCPSKLTFLSLLVILGGAVGYVATDNGFTLTAYSWAFAYLVTITTEMVYIKHMVTNLGLNTWGFVLYNNLLSLMMAPPFWIITGEYVEVYAALGSKTDNFFAPGAFFAVSLSCVFGLLISFFGFAARKAVSATAFTVTGVVNKFLTVAINVMIWDKHASPFGLICLLMTIVGGVFYQQSVTGPSSAPSKGESLLPKQTHSENDGDDFENENQGVSSKLVI, encoded by the coding sequence ATGTCTGCGATTAGAGTTGATCCTAAGCAGTACTACGCCACTAGTAGTCTTCTGATTGGCTATGCACTATGTTCTAGCTTGTTAGCTGTGATAAACAAGTTTGCCATCACCAAATTCAACTACCCTGGTCTTTTGACCGCTCTGCAATACCTCACTTCTGCTTTGGGGGTTTGGGTTTTGGGCAAGTTGGGGTTTTTGCACCATGATGCATTCACATGGGAAACAGCTAAGAAGTTCTTGCCCGCTGCTCTTGTGTTTTATCTTGCCATTTTCACCAACACTAATCTGCTTAGACATGCCAATGTGGATACTTTTATAGTGTTCCGGTCGTGTACGCCTATTTTGGTTGCGCTGGCTGATACGGTGTTTAGGAAGCAGAAGTGCCCGTCGAAGCTTACATTTCTGTCTTTGTTGGTGATTTTGGGTGGAGCTGTTGGCTATGTGGCCACTGATAATGGGTTTACTTTGACTGCTTATTCATGGGCGTTTGCGTATTTGGTGACCATTACTACTGAGATGGTGTATATTAAGCATATGGTGACGAATCTCGGGTTGAACACTTGGGGTTTTGTGTTGTATAACAATTTGCTGTCATTGATGATGGCTCCGCCGTTCTGGATCATTACAGGGGAGTATGTTGAGGTGTATGCTGCTTTGGGATCCAAGACTGACAACTTCTTTGCACCTGGTGCATTCTTTGCAGTGTCATTGTCATGTGTGTTTGGTTTGCTCATCAGCTTCTTTGGGTTTGCGGCGAGGAAGGCAGTGTCTGCAACAGCGTTTACAGTGACTGGTGTTGTTAACAAGTTTCTTACAGTTGCTATCAATGTCATGATATGGGATAAGCATGCCAGTCCCTTTGGTTTGATCTGCCTCCTAATGACAATCGTTGGTGGTGTCTTTTATCAGCAATCAGTAACTGGACCTAGCAGTGCCCCATCAAAGGGTGAATCATTGTTGCCTAAGCAGACTCACAGTGAGAACGATGGTGATGACTTTGAAAATGAAAATCAAGGAGTTTCTAGTAAACTAGTCATATGA